In the Carettochelys insculpta isolate YL-2023 chromosome 6, ASM3395843v1, whole genome shotgun sequence genome, agggggTCAGCCCGGGGGTTACGCCTCACCTGGAAGGGAAGAGGTCAGGGTCAGACATCTCCCTACCCTTGtcatctctgccccaccccacaactcaGCATGTACCCTTCCCACCATCACTACACCACTCTTGGCCCAAGTCCATGCCACTCCTACCCCATGGCACCCTCACTCCCTTGtgatcccctgccccagagcaccctcaccccttcccacatCCACTCAATGCCCCGTAACACTCACACTCCTTTGTCACTCCTATCCCCTGCCCCATAGCACCCTCAtccctcagcaccctcactcCTTGGtaccctccccctctgccccatagcacccccacctccctccccatagCACCCTCACCCCTCATCACCCCCACCTCCATGGCACCCTAACTCTGTACCACACCCACCACTGCCCCATTGCGCCCACACTCCTTTGCCACTTCTACTCCCTGCCCCATAGCACCCTCATCCCTCAGCACCCCCAGGCACCCTCACTCTCTGCCCCATAGGAcccccatctccttccccacACCCCTCATCACCCCCACCTccatggcacccccaccccaggagaccCGTCCGCAGAACTAAGAAGAGGTCGCAGCGCACTCAGCCGGGCTCTCACCTGCACCGCGCTCCCAAAAGCGCTACCCCCGaggcccaccccagggcctcaTTGCGCACGCGCTCTCATGGCACTCCCACTACCTACCCTTTCCTCGCCCACAGGGGGGGTTCTGCACATGCGCAATTCGAGagtttcctctttttttctccaTTGGATGAGAACGAGGGAGAGGCGGGGTTTGTTGCCCGGTGTCCCGGTCGGAGAGTGGTTGAAGTTAGAGACGGGCTGGGGATTGGCTGAAGATGAAAGAGGGCTCCTGTGACGGAAACAAAGAAGTCGGCCGTCAAGAGAGGCATGCGCTGATTGGCTGAAACGCCCCTCAGGCGGAAAAATGACCCTAGAGATTGGCTGTAAAAAGGAAACCACGGGAATTGGCTAGCAGGCTCCCACGCGTCAAGTAACGTCTTCCCCGATTGGTTCCTACCTCCATACTTTCCCTGTTTGGCGTGGCAGGGTTGCCGTGGCGACGCGTGCGAAGCATTTTGGGAACCCGGCGCCGAGAAAATAATGGGACAGTGAAGCGGCGTAAAGGCAGATGAGCGCCGCCGTGAGAAAAACTACTCTGTCGCCATGGCAACCGCTCACTCGCCTCTCATGAATATTAATCGCCTCTGCACACAACTTATTAATATTCATAACCCAATGACTATAGGTGTGCGCGTCGGCCAGGAGATTGATATGCGTCGGTTAATTCGTATTCACCTCATCGCCGGGCTCGGCATGGCTCGGCTCGTTAGTATTCACCCTAATTAACACAGCGCGGCTAATTAACATCAGCCGGCCAATTAACACAGCTCGATCCATGTGTTCTGCCTACTTGGCGCTCGTCGTGTCATTCATATGCATGGTCTAATTAGTATTAATTACCTCACTTAGTTAATGAGTTTCACTTTCATGCCTCTTTAATCCTCCACTCAGCTCACGCTCCGAAGAGCCGCTCCCCGAGCCACGCCCTGGGCACGTCGTTAATATTCAGCAGCTATGAATATTCATCAGCACTTCCCTGCGTAGCAGCTGATTCGctcaggggcagccagcccttcccAGCTCCGAGAGAGATCTCGCAGACTAGGTCAGAGGTGTGCAAACTGCGGCTCCCGAGCCCTATGCGGCTCTTTGCGAACTTCTTTGCGGCTCCTTCCTctgtaattgcaaaataaaaaaccctcctgattattttcgataaacggtGAACCTCTAAAAGCCCTACAAAGCACAACGCGTATTTAAACAGGAAAGAATAGGTGGTCTCAAAggttggataacttcccctttaagatgtgcagtgcattgtgggataggcgGCTGTTCTGGGTTTTTAACGTGCTGctgataaagtcttgattttacAAAGGAAAAGGAGGCTGGGGGTATTCCAGCTGTGACGGGCAACTCACCTTTggggaaagaaaactgaaattaaacgtgaagtaaaattggcaaaaTTAGCCTGGGCTTGGAATGACTACAAGAAAGAGGAAAATCgaagaggaaaacagaaaatttcaaactgaatggacccaatcctatGCATTTGTATCCAGTTCAGATGGGCTCCCTATATGTCTCATCTGCGAGGAGAGCTtagccaacaacaaaaaatgtaaccttgagaggcattttctcaaaaaacactcCACGTTTGCTGAACGGtttccagctggagatgccagaaaagaAGCCGTGGAGGCGCTGCTGTGCAATGCACTGGAAAGTAAGTACACGTTCTCTGAATGGGTAAAATCTCCAAGTAGCAtgactgtggctagttttgtggcagctCAAGAGATCGTGAAACAGGGGAGGCCGTTCACGGATGGCAAGtatataaaagagtgctttatcaaagtatccgagcagctgtacagtgatttcgaaaacaaacatgaaattgttcagaaaatTAGAGATCTGCCATTGTCTGCAAAAGCGGTGAGGGACAGAACTCTAAAAATGGCCGCAGATATCACCAGCCAGCAGATTAAGGACATTAATACAGCCCCAGGCTTCTCCCTTGCTTGTGATGAGTTAAGTGATGTTGATGACATTGTGCAAGTTGCCCTTCTGTGCAGGTACGTTAATTCTGAGGGACCCCAGGAGGAGCTTGTTAAGTTGCTGACGCTCAACGGCCAAACGCggggagaagatttttttttagctGTCATCGACTgcctaaaaatgaaagaaataaacacCAGCCACCTCATCTCAGTTGCGACTGGTGGGGCACCAAATATGAACGGGGCACATCGAGGGTTTGTTTCTCTGTTGCAGAAGATGCTGGATCATAATGTGATATTGTTTCACTGCTTAACTCATCAAGAAGCCCTCTGCGCACAAATCTTTCCACCTGAGATCACGGAAGTAATGACCCTGGTAACACAGATCATcaacaaaataatgaaaaaggGCTTGAACCACTGGCAGTTCTGTGCACTTCTTGAAGAGGTCAGCTGTCAATATCCCGACCTCCAGTACAGCAAGATACGGTGGCTTTCCAAGGGAAAGGTGCTTGTGCATTTTGCAGGCTGTCTGGAAGACGTGAAGATGTTCATGCAGGAAAAGGGCTGTGCATATGCAAAGCTGAAAGATcctgtgtggctgcagaaatttcACTTCATGGTGGACATCATCTCACATTTAAATGGCCTTAACAGAAAGCTACAAGGAAAGGGAAACACAGCTCTCTTGCTTTTAGAAGAGGTGCGATCATTTGAGCGAAAATTAACGTTGTTTGCGAGAGACATTGATACAGGTTCCCTGGTGCATTTCCCGTCACTGAAGCAATTTAAAGAGTCAACAAAGTACGAACTTAACACTGCAAACCTAAAAAATCTGATACTGAAAATGCAAGAAGTCTTTGCTGGGCAATTTCaggaatttaaaaaggaaaaggcaACTTTGTCGTTTGTGTTGAAACCCCTTGAAGCTGATACCTCTGCACTCAACTTTTCCACATTTACAGGAGTGGACCGAGCAGAACTGGAACTGGAATTGGCTGATATGCAGGACAAGGACATGTGGGCTTCTAAATTCAGAGGCTTGGTGACTGAACTCgaagatctagaaaagcagaAATCTACCCTGGCAGTTCAGCAGAGATGGACTGAAATGCTTGATCTTAAAAAACAAGACCAAATTGTGTTTGATGTTTGGAATTCGTTACCAGATGCATATAGTAACATGAAGAGATATGCATTTAGTATCCTCTCCATCTTTGGATCTACTCACCTGTGCGAGCAAGTGTTTTCAAATATGAATTTCATAAAAAGCAAACTGAGACGCCAACTGAATGATGAAAGTCTGCAGTCCTGCTTGAAATTGAAAATGACAGCCTACTCTCCAGACTTTGAACGACTCTCTGAAGAAACTCAGCAGCAGAAATCGCACTAAAATACTGGTAATCTGAAAACTTTATCGGTTATATGTAGGAtactgaaaataaacaaacatcctGTTTTGTTGATATTAATTCACATTAACAGTTCATTTTGTTTGAAACATCATAACTGTTTGTCTCTCTATACTTACCGATCTGACAGGCAGAAGCAGATGACACTagtatcctccagagagagagaaagaaagagaaagaaggtaGGGGAATTAAATcaagaagacagtggtacaaacacacacatgtcaagtgtgaggaaacagaataggtaaaaagtttgtgaacattgtACAGTAAATGTGAATCACATCACAAATCActgtgtgccctgttcttaaaacagggggaCAAAACATGGTTTCATGTTATTCCTTAAGAATTGTTttgcattcacatgcattgcggctcttgaatttaTTGAGATtttcactgaattaaaaaaaaaaaggactcttcttgctgttttcgcTGCCAACTTCTGCACTGGGTGAATGGGGGTGACCTAAGACTTGGCCACTTGCTCATAGTTACCAACACGCAAATATTCACTGTCTGATTGCAGAACTGCCAGTGGCAGTTGCCTGCTAAATAGTCATCACCTCACTGAGGGGG is a window encoding:
- the LOC142014922 gene encoding general transcription factor II-I repeat domain-containing protein 2B-like isoform X1: MTTRKRKIEEENRKFQTEWTQSYAFVSSSDGLPICLICEESLANNKKCNLERHFLKKHSTFAERFPAGDARKEAVEALLCNALESKYTFSEWVKSPSSMTVASFVAAQEIVKQGRPFTDGKYIKECFIKVSEQLYSDFENKHEIVQKIRDLPLSAKAVRDRTLKMAADITSQQIKDINTAPGFSLACDELSDVDDIVQVALLCRYVNSEGPQEELVKLLTLNGQTRGEDFFLAVIDCLKMKEINTSHLISVATGGAPNMNGAHRGFVSLLQKMLDHNVILFHCLTHQEALCAQIFPPEITEVMTLVTQIINKIMKKGLNHWQFCALLEEVSCQYPDLQYSKIRWLSKGKVLVHFAGCLEDVKMFMQEKGCAYAKLKDPVWLQKFHFMVDIISHLNGLNRKLQGKGNTALLLLEEVRSFERKLTLFARDIDTGSLVHFPSLKQFKESTKYELNTANLKNLILKMQEVFAGQFQEFKKEKATLSFVLKPLEADTSALNFSTFTGVDRAELELELADMQDKDMWASKFRGLVTELEDLEKQKSTLAVQQRWTEMLDLKKQDQIVFDVWNSLPDAYSNMKRYAFSILSIFGSTHLCEQVFSNMNFIKSKLRRQLNDESLQSCLKLKMTAYSPDFERLSEETQQQKSH
- the LOC142014922 gene encoding general transcription factor II-I repeat domain-containing protein 2A-like isoform X2, with translation MPEKKPWRRCCAMHWKKMLDHNVILFHCLTHQEALCAQIFPPEITEVMTLVTQIINKIMKKGLNHWQFCALLEEVSCQYPDLQYSKIRWLSKGKVLVHFAGCLEDVKMFMQEKGCAYAKLKDPVWLQKFHFMVDIISHLNGLNRKLQGKGNTALLLLEEVRSFERKLTLFARDIDTGSLVHFPSLKQFKESTKYELNTANLKNLILKMQEVFAGQFQEFKKEKATLSFVLKPLEADTSALNFSTFTGVDRAELELELADMQDKDMWASKFRGLVTELEDLEKQKSTLAVQQRWTEMLDLKKQDQIVFDVWNSLPDAYSNMKRYAFSILSIFGSTHLCEQVFSNMNFIKSKLRRQLNDESLQSCLKLKMTAYSPDFERLSEETQQQKSH